The Anoxybacillus flavithermus genome has a segment encoding these proteins:
- a CDS encoding rhomboid family intramembrane serine protease, which produces MIAKGEGRLGIRFDFVYWQMIFQLLQMNYEIVYLSPDEREVWLQSTRKRKAPLVRLVRTDMDWGVSLKNDMNRALVAVDEWRKRQFRRQLQVINVYVMMYPPVDDWELYVQRPLATERVHMQTYVMHLYNVHDVLHKLSMQFHQSLKVYVPDDSPMLQHELQTFKQHVLSFAERMYENERRIFERGKARFTYVFIALQIVMFFILEWNGGSTNTLTLIQYGAKFNPLILQGEWWRFFTPIVLHIGFVHLFMNTFALYYLGPLVEKLYGSLRFLFIYLFAGFAGSLASFLFSPSVSAGASGAIFGCFGALLYFGKAKPHIFFRTIGMNVITVIGINLAFGLVVPNIDNAGHIGGLIGGFLAASIVHFPKERVRFGQWFAALFTAVVTFICLYIGFQRPPADQAQLILALSKQYIDEREYDEAKHMLTFIHEQDAEAYKADFLRAYIHIQQKDYDDAKQYLYDAIEKNDRFHEAFYYLALLYAEEKNYEKAKQAIERALQLEPNNEQYQRLLRELEQLL; this is translated from the coding sequence ATAGCGAAGGGAGAGGGAAGGTTGGGCATTCGCTTTGATTTTGTATATTGGCAAATGATATTTCAATTGTTACAGATGAACTATGAAATTGTTTATTTGTCACCTGATGAGCGGGAGGTTTGGTTGCAATCTACGAGGAAACGAAAAGCGCCGCTTGTACGCCTTGTTCGTACTGATATGGATTGGGGTGTGTCATTAAAAAATGATATGAATCGGGCGCTAGTCGCTGTTGATGAATGGCGCAAGCGACAATTTCGCCGCCAACTGCAAGTCATCAACGTTTATGTCATGATGTATCCCCCTGTTGACGATTGGGAACTGTATGTTCAGCGACCATTAGCGACTGAGCGAGTGCATATGCAAACATATGTAATGCATCTTTACAATGTGCATGACGTCTTGCATAAGCTAAGTATGCAGTTCCATCAATCATTGAAAGTATACGTACCAGATGATTCTCCAATGTTGCAACACGAACTACAAACGTTTAAACAACACGTGTTATCATTTGCAGAGCGCATGTATGAAAATGAACGGCGCATATTTGAACGTGGAAAAGCGAGATTTACATATGTGTTCATTGCTTTACAAATAGTGATGTTTTTCATTTTAGAATGGAACGGCGGAAGTACAAATACATTGACGCTCATTCAATATGGCGCAAAATTTAACCCGCTTATTTTGCAAGGAGAATGGTGGCGCTTTTTTACTCCTATCGTGCTGCATATCGGTTTCGTGCATTTATTCATGAATACGTTTGCACTATATTATTTAGGCCCACTTGTTGAAAAATTGTACGGTTCGCTTCGGTTTTTATTTATTTATCTTTTTGCTGGTTTTGCAGGTTCGCTCGCTAGTTTTTTATTTTCGCCATCCGTATCTGCCGGAGCGTCTGGTGCCATTTTTGGATGTTTTGGGGCTTTGTTATACTTTGGAAAAGCTAAACCACACATATTTTTTCGAACAATTGGGATGAACGTCATCACCGTCATCGGCATCAATTTAGCGTTCGGTCTCGTCGTTCCAAATATTGATAATGCAGGTCATATTGGCGGTTTAATTGGTGGGTTTTTAGCAGCAAGTATCGTTCATTTCCCAAAGGAACGTGTTCGCTTTGGACAATGGTTTGCTGCTTTGTTCACAGCGGTCGTTACGTTTATTTGCTTATATATCGGTTTTCAACGACCGCCAGCAGATCAAGCACAACTCATTCTTGCGTTGTCCAAGCAATATATTGATGAACGAGAATACGATGAAGCAAAACACATGTTAACATTCATCCATGAGCAAGATGCTGAAGCATATAAAGCAGATTTTTTGCGCGCCTACATTCACATACAACAAAAAGACTACGATGATGCAAAACAATATTTATATGATGCCATCGAAAAAAACGACCGTTTTCATGAAGCTTTTTATTATTTAGCGTTGTTGTATGCAGAAGAAAAAAATTATGAAAAAGCAAAACAAGCAATCGAACGTGCGTTGCAGCTTGAACCAAATAATGAGCAATATCAACGATTATTGCGTGAACTCGAGCAGTTGCTTTAA
- a CDS encoding spore germination protein: protein MIGVERVSSRLSENVSYMKEKLGVGKSFDVIYLDVHYAGKDMALFMIDGFVKDDILHYLMKLLCELPNGTLDEQPLDKLLKTHLPYVELEQTDDFERVIDGVLAGPTALFVDGMAKAILIDARTYPVRGPQEPDMERVVRGARDGYVETIVFNTALTRRRVRDRSLRMEYMQIGRRSKTDVCVCYIEDIANSHIVEEVKQSLAKIDTDGLPMGEKTVEEFISGRHFNPYPVVRYTERPDTAAAHLYEGHVLIFVDGSPSVLITPATFWHHLQHAEEYRNKPIVGAYLRFVRFLAVWLSIFLLPLWYMWMKTPELVPHALSFVAKSTEGNIPLFGQILLIEFGLDMLRMAAIHTPSSLATALGLVAALMIGGIAVEVGLFSNEVILYFAMATIGTFATPSYELGLANRLVRLFLLIVTALFGVMGYVVGITAWLVLLARMQSFGVPYLWPFIPFSYRGMRDVLIRSPIPLKNRRPTVLHPKDPDR, encoded by the coding sequence GTGATTGGAGTGGAACGAGTATCTTCACGTCTTTCAGAAAACGTTTCATATATGAAGGAAAAGCTTGGAGTAGGGAAAAGTTTTGACGTCATTTACTTAGACGTGCATTATGCCGGAAAAGATATGGCATTATTTATGATTGACGGATTTGTGAAAGATGACATTCTTCATTATTTAATGAAATTGTTATGTGAGCTACCAAATGGCACATTAGATGAACAACCGTTAGATAAATTATTAAAAACACATCTTCCGTATGTAGAGTTGGAACAAACAGATGATTTCGAACGGGTAATTGATGGTGTGTTGGCAGGACCGACAGCTTTGTTCGTTGATGGAATGGCAAAAGCGATTTTAATTGATGCACGCACATATCCTGTGCGAGGACCTCAAGAGCCAGATATGGAGCGTGTTGTTCGAGGTGCACGCGATGGATATGTGGAAACGATTGTATTTAACACAGCGCTAACAAGACGGCGCGTGCGAGATCGTTCATTACGAATGGAATATATGCAAATTGGTCGCCGTTCAAAAACGGATGTCTGTGTTTGTTATATTGAAGATATTGCGAACTCACACATTGTGGAAGAAGTGAAACAGTCATTAGCCAAAATTGATACAGACGGCTTGCCAATGGGGGAAAAAACGGTAGAAGAATTTATTTCAGGCAGGCACTTCAACCCATATCCTGTCGTTCGTTATACAGAAAGGCCAGATACGGCCGCAGCTCATTTATATGAAGGACATGTTCTTATTTTTGTCGACGGATCCCCGAGCGTGTTAATTACACCTGCAACATTTTGGCATCATCTTCAACATGCAGAAGAGTATCGAAATAAACCAATTGTTGGCGCATATTTACGCTTTGTTCGGTTTCTTGCGGTATGGCTATCGATTTTTTTATTACCGCTTTGGTATATGTGGATGAAAACACCAGAGCTCGTGCCACATGCGTTATCGTTTGTCGCAAAATCAACGGAAGGGAATATTCCGTTGTTTGGACAAATTTTATTGATCGAATTTGGATTAGATATGTTGCGAATGGCGGCTATTCACACTCCATCTTCCTTAGCGACGGCGCTTGGACTTGTTGCAGCATTGATGATTGGTGGAATTGCGGTTGAGGTTGGCTTATTTTCTAACGAAGTCATTTTATATTTTGCGATGGCGACGATCGGAACGTTTGCGACACCGAGTTATGAACTAGGGTTAGCCAATCGGCTCGTTCGCCTTTTTTTGCTGATCGTTACAGCGTTGTTTGGTGTTATGGGCTACGTTGTTGGCATTACCGCATGGTTAGTCCTGCTTGCTCGCATGCAATCGTTTGGCGTCCCATATTTATGGCCGTTTATTCCGTTTTCATATCGTGGGATGCGCGATGTGCTTATTCGTTCCCCAATTCCGTTAAAAAATCGACGACCGACTGTCTTGCATCCGAAAGATCCGGATCGATAA
- a CDS encoding cytosolic protein, which yields MKSVYDVQQLLKKYGTIIYVGDRLADLELMEDELKELFQAQLIDVKDYQMALLILRHEAQIEREKREKGMKEQWNNG from the coding sequence ATGAAATCTGTATACGACGTACAACAGTTATTAAAAAAATATGGAACGATCATTTACGTCGGTGATCGTCTCGCAGATTTAGAATTAATGGAAGACGAGCTGAAAGAATTATTTCAAGCGCAGCTCATCGACGTAAAAGATTATCAAATGGCGCTTCTCATTTTGCGTCATGAAGCGCAAATTGAACGAGAAAAAAGAGAAAAAGGGATGAAAGAACAATGGAACAATGGTTAG
- a CDS encoding glucokinase, translating to MEQWLVGVDLGGTTVKLAFVNMYGEIICKWEIPTDKSEQGKHITTHIAKAIDEKLRELDEPKERLVGIGIGAPGPVNMATGDIYEAVNLGWKNFPLKDRLEMETGLPVVVDNDANIAAIGEMWKGAGDGAKNLILVTLGTGVGGGVIVNGQIVHGTNGAGGEIGHITSIPEGGAPCNCGKTGCLETIASATGIARIATERLQQTDAPSSLRDVWKQTGAVTAKDVFDAAKGNDTLALQIVDEVTFHLGLALAHLANGLNPEKIVIGGGVSKAGDMLAQAVARHFRRFAFPRVAEAADIVIATLGNDAGVIGGAWLVKTNMM from the coding sequence ATGGAACAATGGTTAGTTGGAGTGGATTTAGGCGGAACGACAGTCAAATTAGCGTTTGTGAACATGTACGGGGAAATCATTTGTAAATGGGAGATTCCAACGGATAAATCTGAACAAGGGAAACATATTACAACACACATTGCAAAAGCCATTGATGAAAAGCTACGTGAATTAGATGAGCCAAAAGAACGGCTTGTCGGTATTGGAATTGGTGCACCAGGACCTGTTAATATGGCGACAGGAGATATTTATGAAGCAGTAAATTTAGGGTGGAAAAACTTTCCTTTGAAAGATCGGTTGGAAATGGAAACAGGCCTTCCTGTCGTTGTTGATAACGATGCGAACATTGCCGCCATCGGAGAAATGTGGAAAGGGGCGGGCGATGGCGCGAAAAATTTAATTCTCGTTACGCTTGGCACAGGTGTTGGGGGTGGTGTGATCGTAAATGGTCAAATCGTGCATGGTACAAACGGTGCTGGTGGGGAAATTGGCCATATCACGTCCATTCCAGAAGGAGGGGCACCTTGTAATTGCGGTAAAACAGGATGTTTAGAGACGATCGCTTCAGCGACAGGTATTGCACGTATCGCGACAGAGCGTTTGCAGCAAACCGATGCACCGAGCTCTTTGCGGGACGTATGGAAACAAACAGGAGCCGTTACCGCGAAAGATGTATTTGATGCCGCGAAAGGGAATGATACGTTAGCGCTACAAATTGTTGATGAGGTGACGTTTCATCTTGGTTTAGCGCTTGCTCATTTAGCCAACGGTTTAAATCCAGAGAAAATTGTCATCGGTGGCGGTGTATCGAAGGCAGGGGATATGTTAGCGCAAGCGGTTGCTCGTCATTTCAGACGCTTTGCGTTCCCGCGCGTCGCTGAAGCTGCTGACATTGTCATCGCTACGCTTGGAAATGATGCTGGCGTGATCGGTGGAGCATGGTTAGTGAAAACAAATATGATGTAA
- a CDS encoding DUF2759 domain-containing protein — translation MPTGVILVVIFTLVTLLAAYGVIRSLREKNFLGVLFGLGTVAVFGWFTIMTVIHHGYPVAH, via the coding sequence ATGCCAACAGGAGTTATTTTGGTTGTGATCTTTACATTAGTTACGTTGCTTGCCGCTTACGGCGTAATCCGTTCGTTGCGCGAGAAAAATTTCCTCGGCGTATTGTTCGGATTAGGAACAGTTGCCGTGTTCGGTTGGTTTACAATTATGACTGTCATTCATCATGGATATCCAGTTGCCCATTAA
- a CDS encoding SAM-dependent methyltransferase, translating to MSIVKKGANEKMLEKMRNKRLSYAQYMELALYDEQYGYYMRRKEKIGREGDFITTSNVGHIIGRVFADVFVRLIETHHVPPLICEIGGGTGRFAYTVLEQWKRQSPKTFPQGQYIMIEASPYHREKQAETLAPFIDYVRIISSFAELSDSFSGIVFSNELFDAFPVHVIEKREGHIYECFIEVENDQLVEKCVPLENEQIAQYIVERNIQLVDGQRFEIPLAMKKFIFQLDQVIDKAIIFTVDYGYTDEEWKHPARKRGSLRGYYRHQLIDNALRYPGEMDLTTHIQWDALRFYGEQAGWTFTHLWRQDEFLLQAGILNHLINHHDPNPFSEQQRHNRAIRSLVMSDIGRAFRVMVQQKNMNIPIFT from the coding sequence ATGTCAATAGTGAAAAAGGGTGCGAATGAAAAAATGTTAGAAAAAATGAGAAATAAACGTTTATCGTATGCACAATACATGGAATTAGCATTGTACGATGAACAGTATGGATATTATATGAGAAGAAAAGAAAAAATTGGACGCGAAGGGGATTTTATTACGACGAGTAACGTTGGGCATATCATTGGGCGTGTATTTGCAGATGTGTTTGTTCGCTTGATAGAAACGCATCATGTTCCACCGCTCATCTGTGAAATCGGTGGGGGAACAGGACGATTTGCTTATACGGTTTTAGAACAATGGAAACGTCAATCACCTAAAACGTTTCCGCAAGGACAGTATATAATGATCGAAGCAAGTCCGTACCATCGGGAAAAGCAAGCAGAAACGCTCGCTCCGTTTATTGATTACGTTCGTATCATCTCCAGTTTTGCTGAGCTTTCTGATTCTTTTTCTGGTATTGTATTTAGCAATGAGCTATTTGATGCGTTTCCTGTTCATGTCATTGAGAAACGAGAAGGTCACATATACGAGTGTTTTATTGAAGTAGAAAACGATCAGCTTGTTGAGAAATGTGTTCCACTTGAAAATGAGCAAATTGCTCAATATATCGTTGAACGGAATATTCAGCTCGTTGACGGACAGCGATTTGAAATTCCGTTAGCGATGAAAAAGTTTATTTTTCAGCTCGATCAAGTAATCGATAAAGCAATTATTTTTACAGTAGATTATGGATATACGGATGAGGAATGGAAACACCCAGCGCGAAAACGTGGGAGCTTGCGCGGTTATTATCGTCATCAGCTCATCGACAATGCGCTTCGTTATCCAGGTGAGATGGATCTCACCACACACATTCAATGGGACGCGTTACGATTTTATGGAGAACAAGCAGGGTGGACATTTACTCATTTATGGCGCCAAGATGAATTTTTATTGCAGGCAGGCATTTTAAATCATTTGATTAACCACCACGATCCAAATCCGTTTTCTGAGCAACAACGTCATAATCGTGCGATTCGCTCGCTAGTCATGAGCGATATCGGCAGGGCGTTTCGTGTGATGGTGCAACAAAAAAATATGAATATTCCTATTTTTACATAA
- a CDS encoding transcriptional regulator has translation MDQVLKITSVLADPTRYEIYQYIARKHQEVTVQEIADAFHIHPNVARLHLTKLEDVNMLVSETKKTGKGGRPSRLYRLSDDVIQLHFPFRDYQLLSKIAIHAMMKLGEAGKQALYETGKLFGQELVQQHVQSMQALEQLSVEEKMNILQKAAEAAGFYPTFHYSENQGKIYFEIFNCPFKELAFAHPDSICYMHNAFLKGMLEVLFTNAELVTEEIMPSGCNSCTYQAILKK, from the coding sequence ATGGATCAAGTATTAAAAATTACAAGCGTCCTTGCCGATCCAACTCGTTACGAAATTTATCAGTATATCGCCAGAAAACATCAAGAAGTAACCGTTCAAGAAATTGCTGATGCTTTTCATATTCACCCAAACGTCGCGCGTCTTCATTTAACAAAGCTAGAAGATGTAAATATGCTTGTATCCGAAACAAAAAAAACGGGAAAAGGCGGTAGACCGAGTCGATTATACCGTCTATCTGACGATGTGATTCAGCTCCATTTTCCGTTTCGCGACTACCAGCTGTTATCAAAAATTGCAATCCATGCGATGATGAAACTAGGAGAAGCAGGGAAACAAGCGTTGTATGAAACAGGAAAGTTATTTGGTCAAGAACTTGTACAACAACACGTCCAATCGATGCAAGCTCTTGAACAGTTAAGTGTGGAAGAAAAAATGAACATTTTACAAAAAGCAGCGGAAGCCGCTGGATTTTATCCGACATTCCATTACAGTGAAAATCAAGGGAAAATTTATTTTGAAATTTTCAACTGCCCGTTTAAAGAACTCGCATTTGCACATCCAGATTCTATCTGTTATATGCATAACGCCTTTTTAAAAGGAATGTTAGAAGTATTATTTACAAACGCTGAACTTGTGACTGAAGAAATTATGCCATCAGGCTGTAATTCGTGTACGTATCAAGCCATTCTTAAAAAATAG
- a CDS encoding transcriptional regulator, whose product MLTVYMHPSCTSCRKVKKWLCANNVEFHERHLFRETPTYEELLHLLSLTTEGIDEILATRSQLFKQLVENIEEWPLSKVVELLVKEPRLLRRPIITDGKRLVIGYNPSALKNMAKKYRRVYVS is encoded by the coding sequence ATGCTTACTGTGTATATGCATCCGAGCTGTACATCATGCAGAAAGGTAAAAAAGTGGCTATGTGCAAACAATGTTGAATTTCATGAACGTCATTTATTTCGTGAAACACCGACATACGAAGAGTTATTGCATTTATTATCATTAACGACAGAAGGGATTGATGAAATTTTAGCAACGCGCAGTCAGCTGTTTAAGCAGCTTGTTGAAAATATTGAGGAATGGCCTTTATCAAAAGTTGTTGAGCTACTTGTAAAAGAGCCTCGTCTCCTTCGTCGTCCGATTATTACAGATGGTAAACGGCTCGTTATCGGCTATAACCCATCCGCGTTGAAAAACATGGCCAAAAAATATCGTCGCGTCTATGTTTCGTAA
- a CDS encoding competence protein ComG, with the protein MQTIEQLADRLIEDAYILQASDIHIVPRKQDALVQFRLGGMLVTKNVLSKQTCERLLAHFKFLADMDIGERRRPQSGAMEMNVAHTTVHLRLSTLPTIYDESLVIRLLPLHSFLPLKQLALFPSTVKKLLALLNHSHGLMIFTGPTGSGKTTTLYSLLNVCRHHFQRNVITLEDPVEKRAEDVLQVQVNEKAGITYATGLKAILRHDPDVIMVGEIRDAETARIAVRAALTGHLVLTTMHTKDAVGAIYRLLEFGVPFQEMAQTLVAVTAQRLVQLKCPFCEGECSSFCRQYRPVRRAGVYELLYGNELAKAMRAAKGEQATYVYTRLKDVIKKGIALGFLNESVIESWLLDEATL; encoded by the coding sequence TTGCAAACAATTGAGCAGTTGGCGGATCGACTAATTGAGGATGCGTATATTCTTCAAGCTTCCGACATCCATATCGTTCCGCGTAAACAAGATGCGCTCGTTCAATTTCGGTTGGGAGGGATGCTCGTTACAAAAAACGTGTTATCAAAACAGACGTGTGAACGTTTGCTTGCCCACTTTAAGTTTCTTGCTGATATGGATATTGGCGAACGACGTCGCCCACAAAGCGGCGCGATGGAAATGAATGTTGCCCACACAACTGTCCATCTTCGCTTATCAACATTACCCACGATTTATGATGAAAGTTTAGTTATCCGCTTGCTCCCGTTACACTCATTTCTTCCGCTCAAACAACTCGCGCTATTTCCGTCAACAGTAAAAAAGTTGCTTGCGTTACTAAATCACTCCCATGGACTTATGATTTTCACAGGACCTACAGGATCTGGAAAGACAACAACGTTATACAGTTTGTTAAACGTATGTCGCCATCATTTTCAACGAAATGTCATTACGTTAGAAGATCCGGTTGAAAAGCGGGCGGAAGATGTGTTGCAAGTACAAGTGAATGAAAAAGCTGGAATTACGTATGCAACAGGATTAAAAGCGATTTTGCGGCACGATCCAGATGTCATTATGGTAGGAGAAATTCGTGATGCTGAAACCGCACGAATAGCTGTGCGCGCGGCGCTTACTGGACATCTTGTACTCACAACGATGCACACGAAAGATGCGGTTGGAGCGATTTACCGTCTTCTTGAGTTTGGTGTACCATTTCAAGAAATGGCGCAAACGTTAGTCGCTGTGACAGCCCAACGTCTTGTGCAATTGAAGTGCCCATTTTGTGAAGGAGAGTGCTCATCTTTTTGCCGACAGTATCGTCCTGTCCGACGAGCAGGTGTTTATGAGTTGTTATATGGAAATGAGCTAGCAAAGGCAATGCGAGCTGCAAAAGGCGAGCAAGCGACATACGTGTATACTCGGTTAAAAGATGTCATTAAAAAAGGAATTGCGCTCGGTTTTTTGAACGAGAGCGTCATTGAAAGTTGGTTGTTAGATGAAGCGACGCTGTAA
- a CDS encoding competence protein comGB: protein MKRRCNWSLQEQSSFFIQLGKLLSKGYSLAQAIEFLQIQQPVAKQKDLDDCMQALRAGVPVHEAFSRMQFHSHLLGYIFFAEQHGQLAYGFIEAGEIGQMRAHYVEQVKRMLRYPLFLFSFCIVMFFIFQQVLAPQFSHLLSSFHARSAFSTFIFSVAVWLPRIFSIALIVFIFFVLFYFFVIRSWPIDKQMNLFMNIPIVRSWIVSFHTQVFSLQLSHLLKGGLSIYEAVQIFEQQSHLPLLREEAKVMKQKLCAGEKLDEIIEQRAYYEKELPFVIRHGQSNGELVQELFHYSQFSLQKLESRLKKIVYVIQPLLLSLIGIFIVLMYMAMLWPIFQLLNHM, encoded by the coding sequence ATGAAGCGACGCTGTAATTGGTCGTTACAAGAGCAAAGTTCGTTTTTCATCCAACTTGGGAAATTGCTTAGTAAAGGATATTCGCTTGCTCAGGCCATTGAGTTTTTGCAAATTCAGCAACCTGTAGCAAAACAAAAAGATTTAGATGATTGCATGCAGGCATTGCGAGCTGGGGTGCCCGTTCATGAAGCTTTTTCACGCATGCAATTTCATTCTCATCTTTTAGGATATATATTTTTCGCTGAACAACACGGTCAACTTGCTTACGGGTTTATCGAAGCAGGGGAAATCGGACAAATGCGAGCACATTACGTGGAGCAAGTGAAGCGTATGTTACGCTACCCGTTGTTTCTTTTTAGTTTTTGTATCGTCATGTTTTTTATATTTCAGCAAGTGTTAGCTCCGCAGTTTTCCCATCTTCTTTCTTCATTTCACGCTCGCTCTGCTTTTTCTACATTCATCTTTTCTGTTGCGGTATGGCTTCCTCGCATATTTTCGATTGCGCTCATCGTGTTCATTTTCTTCGTATTGTTTTACTTTTTTGTCATTCGTTCATGGCCTATTGATAAACAAATGAATCTATTTATGAACATTCCAATTGTTCGCTCGTGGATCGTTTCTTTTCATACGCAAGTATTTTCACTGCAATTAAGCCATTTGTTGAAAGGTGGACTATCGATTTATGAGGCGGTGCAAATATTCGAACAGCAATCTCACCTTCCGTTACTGAGAGAGGAAGCGAAGGTGATGAAACAGAAGCTATGTGCGGGCGAAAAACTAGATGAAATCATCGAGCAACGGGCGTATTACGAAAAGGAGCTGCCTTTTGTCATTCGGCACGGTCAGTCGAATGGGGAATTAGTTCAAGAATTGTTTCATTATAGCCAGTTTTCGTTACAAAAACTAGAAAGCCGTTTAAAAAAAATAGTATACGTTATTCAACCATTGTTGCTTAGTTTGATCGGTATTTTTATCGTTCTCATGTATATGGCTATGTTGTGGCCTATTTTTCAATTGTTAAATCATATGTGA
- a CDS encoding competence protein ComG, whose amino-acid sequence MRNEKGFTLIEMLIVLMVITILILITIPNVTKHNSMINNKGCSAFIKMVQSQVKAYEMEHGIIPSVQQLIDGKYIESNRCPNGKTIVITSEGDVLEGE is encoded by the coding sequence ATGCGAAATGAAAAAGGATTTACGTTAATTGAAATGCTAATTGTGTTAATGGTTATCACGATTTTAATTTTAATTACGATTCCAAATGTAACAAAGCATAACAGCATGATTAACAACAAAGGATGTTCAGCTTTTATAAAAATGGTTCAGTCCCAGGTCAAAGCGTATGAAATGGAGCACGGTATAATTCCATCTGTTCAGCAATTAATAGATGGAAAATACATTGAAAGCAACCGTTGTCCGAATGGGAAAACGATTGTCATTACGAGTGAAGGGGACGTTTTAGAAGGTGAATGA
- a CDS encoding competence protein comGD, whose amino-acid sequence MNERGFTLVEMLIVLFIVTTIMVFTVPPLQQTLAERQLQYFLEQFRNDMLYAQQYAISRKKTVAIMFYFDTCRYQVKEGGTFGKELIARSFPSPFQFQTATLSPPLFYYSNGNINKAGTLLVAYGSKKYKIVFQLGKGRLYVQKL is encoded by the coding sequence GTGAATGAACGAGGATTTACGCTCGTAGAAATGTTGATCGTTCTTTTTATTGTCACAACGATCATGGTTTTTACCGTTCCACCGCTTCAACAAACGTTAGCTGAGCGGCAGTTACAATATTTTTTAGAACAGTTTCGTAACGATATGTTATATGCCCAACAATATGCGATTAGTCGAAAGAAAACGGTAGCGATTATGTTTTATTTCGATACATGTCGCTATCAAGTGAAAGAAGGTGGGACGTTTGGGAAGGAATTAATCGCTCGCTCCTTCCCTTCTCCTTTTCAATTTCAAACGGCTACGTTATCCCCGCCATTGTTTTATTATTCAAATGGGAATATCAATAAGGCGGGAACGTTGCTTGTTGCGTATGGAAGTAAAAAATATAAAATCGTTTTTCAATTAGGGAAAGGGAGATTGTATGTACAAAAATTGTAA
- a CDS encoding competence protein comGE — protein sequence MYKNCNGFTLFELLVSLSLWSGAIVMIVTNWTIITIERENKKIETIANQILYEVMMNEQIGNETIVVRGAHTFSLFMRSNERCVRWEDRLKRTKERCESLRQ from the coding sequence ATGTACAAAAATTGTAACGGTTTTACGCTTTTTGAGCTGCTCGTTTCACTTAGTTTGTGGAGCGGGGCAATCGTCATGATCGTCACCAATTGGACAATTATTACGATAGAGCGAGAAAATAAAAAAATAGAAACAATCGCCAATCAAATTTTATATGAGGTGATGATGAACGAGCAGATTGGGAACGAAACGATCGTGGTGCGAGGTGCACACACATTTTCGCTATTTATGCGTTCAAATGAGCGATGTGTGCGCTGGGAAGATAGATTGAAACGAACAAAAGAAAGATGTGAGTCGTTAAGACAATGA
- a CDS encoding competence protein comGF — protein MMQKEKGFTLIEILMSLTVLFIILSLLTPAFHLAVNYTAKRGNFHYFEWLVFIQQAKMELRESKDVRIYGTTIQFDKWTGERITYEKYGAIIRRRVNDTGHEIMLQFIRQVSYEKEGAGIRIRILTDKGDEYEAFIPSFH, from the coding sequence ATGATGCAAAAAGAGAAAGGGTTCACATTAATCGAAATACTCATGTCTCTTACCGTTTTGTTCATCATTTTATCTTTATTGACACCCGCATTTCATCTAGCAGTAAACTATACAGCAAAACGTGGAAACTTTCACTATTTTGAATGGCTTGTTTTTATTCAACAAGCAAAAATGGAACTAAGGGAATCGAAAGATGTTCGTATATACGGAACGACAATTCAATTCGATAAATGGACAGGGGAGCGCATAACGTATGAAAAGTACGGGGCGATCATTCGTCGACGTGTGAATGATACCGGTCATGAAATTATGCTTCAGTTTATTCGGCAAGTATCATATGAAAAAGAGGGAGCAGGCATCCGTATTCGTATATTAACAGACAAGGGAGATGAATATGAGGCGTTTATTCCGTCTTTTCATTAG